TCCCGAGCATGCGGGAGCAACGATGCTGGACATCGAACGTGGTCGTGCCCAGGGCATCCTGGAAGCTCCGTGGCAAACGGATACCTGTATCGGTGACTGGCACTACAAACGCTCGCTCTTTGAAAAGCACGAGTACAAGACTCCGGACTGGGTGGCCAAGTCGCTGGTCGACATCGTCAGTAAGAATGGCAACCTCATGCTGAATATTCCTGTCCGCGGAGACGGCAGTATCGATGAGGACGAGCACAAGTTCCTTGCGGAGTTCGGTCGCTGGATGTCAGTGCACGGAGAGGCCATCTACGGTACCCGTCCCTTCAAGATCTATGGCGAAGGCGCACCGGATGTGAGCGGATCGCATAATTTCAACGAGTCCAAAGCAAGAGCCTTCGACTCCAGCGACATCCGTTTCACCGCTAAAGGCGATGTGCTGTATGCGTTCGTCCTGGGATGGCCGGCAGATGGCAAGGTGAGCATTAAATCGCTCGCTGCAAACAATGCGATGTATCCCCGCAAGATCGGTTCTGTCGAGATGCTGGGGGGACATGGTCGCCTCGAGTTCCGTCAGGAAGCGGAGGCGCTGACGATCAAGCTTCCAGCAAAGCCGCAAGACCGTCTTGCCGTCTATGCCTTCCGCATCCGCGCTTGAACGCAGTGATCAGAAAACAGCAAGGGCAGAGCCGAGGCTCTGCCCTTGTGCATTGTGGAGGACTTTTAGAAATCGAGCCTCAGCGCCAGTTGTCCGGTTCGATTGCCGGAGTTCTCGGCCGTTTGTGTTGCGGTGATCTGTCCAAACGAATCAGGAGCAGACACATTCACAGCAGGCGGCGCGAAGTTGGGATGGTTGGGAAGGTTGGTGAAGGTCGCCTCAAAGCGCATCCGGAGCGACTCTCTGAGTGGAAACGTCTTCGACAGACCACCAGCGACCGCGGTCGTGCCAGGTCCTACCAGGCTGCCGACGGCACAGTTTCCAATGCGGCCGGCGCCCGGAATCGGATTGAATGCGTTGATATTGAAGTAGTTGGAGAGCGAACGGTTCGAGGGAATCGGATTCCCGATGCAGTCTGGCCGGAGTGCGGCTCCACGAAAGACCAGATTCAGATTCGCGGTGTCGTAGCTCGGGCTGGTGGTCGGCGTAAGGTATGGTCCTGTCTGCCACATGGAGACGGTGCTGATCTCCCATCCACCCAGCAACGCATCGCCGAAGGAGTTCATGTTGCTGAAGAATGTCCTCTTGCGGCCAAAGGGAAGCTGATAGATCGCGGAAGCGAGGAAACGGTTGCGGCGCGTGCCGACAACATTACCCCGATTAGCGCGCAGGTTGAACCGATCGGCCACAGGAACGCCATAGTTGACCTCAGGCGCAAAGACCGACGGAGCATCGCCCGCGGCGTTGCTCAGGTTTTTTGCCCAGGTGTGATTTACCTGTAAGAGCAGGCCATGGCTCATACGTTGGTTGAGCTCTGTCTGCAGCGCCTGGTAGTTCGCTCCGCCGGCATTTTCGCTGGAGAGGATGCGTGCCCAGTTCGGATAAGGCCGTTTGCTGTAGTCGTTCGGAGTGACGCTGGCGTGCTGCTGGTTCAGGTCGACGGTCTGTCCCATGCGATAGGAGTTCATGCCAACGTAGCTGACACGAAGCCCCATGGCGTCCGTGACCTGACGCTCGACGGTGAAGTTCCACTGCGCTGCCTGGGGATCGCGGAAGTGCAGATTGACGTTCTGATAGAAGTCGCCCGTGCCTGCTGCCTCCTGGGGAGTAAGAGGTGCATTCACATTCGGAAACTGGAAGGCGGGTTGCCCATTTGCTTGTTGGTTGGCTGTCGTCTGCACAACGCCTACGTTGATATTGGTGGTGTTGAACGAGAGTTGTCCGAGGCTTGTCATCGTAAAGATACCGAAGCCGGCACGCAGGACCGTCTTGCTATCGCCGAAGGGACGATAGGCGATGCCGAGACGAGGCTGGAAGTTCCCTTTGTAGAACTCCCGCAGACCATTGCCCACGCCCTTCTGGCTGGCCTTTTCGATTGGAGCGCAGGGGAGAGACGCGTTCACGCCTGGGCAGCCATTGATGGTGTACAGCATCTCCTGTCGCGCGGAACCGTCGTTAGGGAGAATGAAACCACCATTCGATGGATCGAATGCTCCGAGGTTATTGTTCTCGCTCACGAAGGGGGGCAATGCCTGCCAACGGAGACCGGCGCTGAAGGTGATGTAGCGCGTCATGTGCCATTCGTCCTGAGCATAGAGACCAGTCTCATAAGCATGCAGCTTAGTGTCAGGCCCGGAGCGGGCGACATAGCTCTTCGAGGGAAGTCCCAGCAGCAGATCGGAGAACGCGTTTCCGCTGAAGGTGGCCGCGTTGAAGGTGAAGGCGCCAAAGTCGTTCGAGCCACCGAAGCTCTCCAGGTCGGTATAGCGGACGCGACGGAAATCGACACCGAACTTCATGGTGTGGCTGCCCTTCACCCATGTGAGATTGTCGGCGAACTGTAGTGTTTGTGATCTCGTGGTTCCAGTCTTGTCGCGCCCGATCGGTGTGAAGTTTGTACCGTCACTGAAGTCGAAGGTCGGAAATGCATTGACGTTCGGCACATCGCTCAGGTTCAGGCCCTGAAGGCCGAGTTGCTGTACGGCGGATGCTCCGCTGATCGGGAAGTCGACGACCGCGGTGTAATACGTCAAACCGAAGCGGGCTTCGTTCAAGAGCGTGGGGCGGATGGTGTAGTTGTGCGAGAGGATCAGGTTACGATTCGATTCGCGGTGCACCTCGGTGGGAAGCAGATTGTTCGTCACCGTCGAGTCGACATTCTTCCAGCTCCAACGGCCGTAGAGCTGCTGCTTGTCAGAGAGTGTGCGGTCGATGCGGAGATCGTATCCATTAATGTTCGCGGGAGTAGGTGCCTGGAAACGGTAGTTGCCCGTCAGATTGGAACCATCGCCGGAGTTCGGAAGAGGCACATAGTTATTCAGCAGCGACTGCGAAACCGCACTGAGCCGGTTAGACGGAACCTGATTATTGGCGAACGCTTGTCCAGTTGCGGGATCGACGGCCGCTGGACCGGGAACGTTATTCAGATTGCCCGACCGCATCGCGGCTGTAGGAACGCTGAGCACGAGGGGCGTTGTGAAACGGCGACGGTTGCCTTCGTAATCCGCAAAGAAGAATGTCTTGTCGGTGCCAGGCTTTACATGGGGAAGGCGGAGCGGTCCGCTGAAGCTGCCGCCGAAGGTGTTGTAAGCCTTGTGCGCCTTGCTGTCGAATCCCCATGTCTTCGCATCGAAGGCGCTGTTCTGCAGGTATTCGAACGCACTGCCATGGAAACGGTTCGCTCCGGATTTGGTAATGATGGTGACGTCGGCCATCTGCGAGAACTCGGCATTGTTATTGAACTGGGTCACCTTCATCTCGCTGATGAGCTCTGAGGAAGGATTCATGTTGTTCAATGCGCCATTCTGGCGAATGTTCACCGTTGATGTTCCATCAACCGAGTACTGAATCTGGGCGGAGGTTCCGCCGCCAATAGAAACATTGCCGCTGCTGTCCTGCTGGACACCGGGGACGGCGACGAGGGCCGCCAGCGGGCTGTCATTCCCGCCACGATAGTTCATGGGGAGCTGGACTACCTGGTTAAATTTCTTGGTATCGCCGATCGTGCCGCTTTCTGTGTTGACTGTTGTGGCGTCGGCTTCGACGGATACAGTCTGTTGCGCGTTATCGACCTGCAGCTTCACATCGACTCGCAACTGCTGACGCGCATCGAGGGTGATGTTCGTGATGGTGGTTGCGGCGAAGCCATCCGAGCTGGCAGTGACGGCATAAGTTCCGGGATTCAGATTGAGCACCTGAAACTCGCCCCCTGCGTCCGCTGTCGTATCGCGAGTGGAGTTGTCGTTCAGATTTTTGACATGCACAATCGCTCCCGGTAACACAGCTCCGGTGGAATCCTGCACTGAGCCGATGAGGCTACCGAATGTTGATTGGGCGTGTGTCGGCGCGACAACAAGCAGGCCTGCCAGCAGGAGTGCAGTGAGCGCACGGGCCAGCCGACCGAATAGGTTACGACCCCCAAAAGTGTTCATTATTTTCTCCTGACCATTTGTCCCGGTCAGGACGATTGAAGCTTCGTTTTCATCAGGGAGGCATAAAGCTTCCGTTGTTACCAACGCGAAAGGCTTAACCTTTACGCATTTCTTATGTATTTCTGGCTAGTCTCTGAGGTGAAGGGTCCATGTGAAGGCGCTTCGATCGAGATCGGTGCTGTGGACTGCGGCTACTTGCGGCGCGGTTGGATTGTTCGGTTTCGTCTTTGGCGATCGGCTCCAGCTTGCGTTCGCCTGCGTGATCTATCTGTTGCTGACGATCATCGTGGCCTGGCAGGCAAGGTTCCGAGCCGCGGTGGTTACGGCTGTGTACGCAACGTTATGTCTCGACTATTTCTTTACCGAGCCGAAGAGAACGCTTCGACTCGTCTCGATTGCGGATTTCGCATCAGTGACTGCATTTGCTTCAGTAGCGCTGCTCGTGAGCCATCTCTCAAATCGAGTTCGGCAACAGGCAGAAGATCTGGTGCTGCAACGGGAGAGACAGCGAGCGTTGCACGAACTATCCGCGGCCGCTCTTCTTCTGGACTGGCGTGAAGCTTATGGCGAGCATCTGGCATGGTTGGTGGAGCGGACCCTCAATACAGAAGGTGTATCGATCTGGACCGCGCGTGAAGAGCGGACGTGGGTGGCGGGGAATATCGATATTCCTGCAGACTCGCTACGCGCTACGTTTATGGCTGGAAAGGAATATGACCTTACGCGGAATGGAGTTGCGATCCGCCTGCTCAAATCGGGGACGCGGAATATCGGAGTTCTCTGCATCAGGTCGCAACAGGTAGATGCCCTCACCGTGGACTCGGTAGCGTCGATCATCTCGTCTTCACTGGAACGTGTACGGGCACTTAGGAGCGAGGTAACCGCTCAATCAGAGCGCTTGTCGGAGCAGCTTCGTACCTCCGTGCTCGATGGCCTGGCCCATGCGTTTAAAACGCCCTTGACGACGATCTCCGTTGCAAGCGCGGGATTGGCTGAAGTGGCAAACCTTCCTGAGGAGCAGCGCGGCGAACTACTGGCGCTGATCCGCAAGGAAGCTGATCGTCTGAACCTGATCACCGAACAGGTTCTGCGAACGGCGCGCCTGGAGTGGGATAAAGTGCTGACGCTCACCTGCGTGAATCTCGGGGTCCTTCTGGAAGAGACGATCTCTGTCCTTGGAGAGCAGGCAGCCGGCAAGATAGAGGTCGTTCAGCAAACGCCACGCATGACGATCGAAGCTGATCGGGCGGTTCTCAAAATTGCGTTCGAGCAGATCCTTGAAAATGCCCTGAAGTATGGAGATCCGGGAGCGCGTGTGACCGTATCAATCGCAGTCCGGGAAAGCGCGGCGATGATCTCGATTCATAACCACGGCTCTTATATCTCGCCGGAGGAACAGCAGCTCGTCTTTACGAAGTTCTATCGCAGTCCGACCGTAGTACATCGCGCCAGCGGAACAGGGATCGGCCTCTCGGTGGCGCAGCACGCGGTGGTAGCCCATGGCGGGACGATCACGATCAAGAGCGATGAAGGCGAAGGCACGACCTTTGTCATCACATTGCCGATCCAGGAAGGGGAAGGAGAATCATGAAGAGATCCATCATGATTGTGGAGGATGATGAATCGTTACGGCTGAGTCTGTCGAAGACTCTTGCGGCGATGGGGCTGGAAGTGATCCAGGCTTCGAGCGGAGAACAGGCTCTTGAGTCCCTCAGCGATCATCCGCATGCGTGTGACGTCGTTCTTCTGGATCTGAATATGCCAGGGCTGGGGGGAGTTGCAACGTGCCGTCGGATACGTGAGTCATATCCCTTGCTCGGCATCATCGTCTTGACGGTGCGTGACCGTGAAGACGATAAGATCATCGCTCTCGATGCAGGAGCGGATGATTATGTGACAAAGCCGTTTCCCCTGGGAGAGCTCTTTGCGCGCATCCGCGCCGCATTTCGCCGGGCCAAGCTGATTGAGACAGACCGCGAGGCTCCCATCGAGAGCGCAGAGATACTGATCGATCCGGCACAGCATCGTGTCGTGAAGCGTGGAGAACCTGTCCACCTCACACCCAAGGAGTTCGATCTTCTCCATCTGTTGATGCGTCACCTGGGGCGTCCGCTTTCGCATCATCTCCTGCTTACGTCCGTCTGGGGGCCGGAATATGGCAACGAGCGAGAGTATCTGCGCACCTACATAAACCAGCTTCGCCGGAAGATCGAAGATGAGCCGGCCCGGCCAAGGTATATCTTGACCGAAAATTACATCGGCTACCGCTTTAACGATCTTGCCGGCTGACTCTTTATGCCTTCTTCATCGCTTTCTTTAGAAGCTGATCGAAGGAGATTTATATGTTCGTCCGGTTACCAGTCCTGACTGTTTTAGCGTGTGTACTTCTTGCAGGGAGTGGAGGGAATGCGCAGCAGGTGGAGCACCTGTCACCCCGGGAGGCTAAGCTCCTGGCACAGACCGCACATACGAGCGTGGATTTTGAAAAGCTGGCGGACTACTTCCACGCACAATCGCTCCGTTTCCAGAAGCGTGCCGCTGACGAGGAAATTATTATGCGCCGAGAGGCGGAACATATGTCCGGAACAAAGTATCCGTCCAGCTACGAGACGGCGCATCGCCTCCACGATTACTACCGGCAACGCGCCCAGGATGCAGCCGCGAACGCCGCCGCATACGAACGCAGGAGCCAGGCTTCGGGGGCGGCTACCGCATCACGGTAGGTGGCGGCTGTGCTGATGCTTGTTGCGGCGAAAACGAGGTTCTCTGCATACGTTTGTGCATATCTCGGTTAGGATGAAGGCAATTCTTTCCTTATCCGGGGCTGGTGCATGGCGATCCGTCTTCAAGACATCGCAGACGATCTGAAATTGTCGAAGATGACGATCTCAAAGGTCCTTCGGGGCCAGACAGACGTCAGCGAAGAGACCAAGGCGCGTGTTCTAAAGCGCGTGCAGGAGCTCAACTACCGGCCTAATATCTCGGCGCGCGGTCTGAGGACCGGCCAGACCTTTACTATTGGCCTGGCGCTTCCTTCGCTGCAGGACTCCACCTCGGCACAGATAGTCGCTGGCGTGAACGAGGGGGTACGTCCGCACGGCTATAGTGTCGTGATTACGTCAGCGGATGGCGATGCGGAACGGGAAGAGCGCGAGGTCGAGCTGCATCTTTCCAGGCAGGTTGATGCACTGCTGCTCTGCCTGCGGGGTGATGCTTCCGATTTGCCCCAGGTGCTGGAAACGACAACCGTCCCCGTTGTATTGATCGGATATCCGCCTGCGCGCTTCAACGGGATCAGCGTTGCGATCCGGGAGACTGAAGTTGGGCAGATCGCCGTACAGCACCTGCTGGAGCACCGATGTCGGCGGATCGCCTATCTGCGCGGACCGCGTACTCCCATTGGGGATATGCGGTTCACCGGCTTCCTGGAAGAGATGCGAAGTGCGGAACTTGCCGTGAAACAGGAGTGGATCCTGGAGCCCCAGCCGGGAGAGACCGGCTATCGCAGCGGTTATGACGCCATGCAACGACTCATGGCAGCAAAAACGATTCCGGATGGGGTAATGACTTACAACGACCTGCAGGCGATCGGTGTAAGAGATGCTGCCTTGGAGGCCGGTCTGGAGGTTCCACGGCAGCTACGCATCCTGGGCTGCGGCAATACGCTGCCTCTCTGCGAAACGGGACTTACTCTCTCAAGCATCGATCTTGCTTACCGCGAGCTTGGAAAACGGGCGGCCAAGATTGCCCTGCGCGGCATTGGGGAAAAGGGAAATGGAACGGCGCAGCGCTCGGTCTCTCTTTCTCCGCGCATCGTGCCAAGAAGCTCCACGGGCGAGTGGGTTCCGACGGAAAGGAAAAAGACGAAATGAGCAATACCAGCAGAAAGACGCGCACTGGCGCTGCCAAGAAGTTCGACCTGGTGATCTTTGGCGAGTTCTTTTCCGACATGATCTTCTACCAGTTGCGTAACCAGCCGCGTTTTGGCGAAGAGGTAAAGACCGATAGCTTCCTCATTGCTCCAGGCGGCGGTTTAGCCCGCGCAGCAATTGCCGCCAGCAGGCTCGGCTCTGCCACCGGAATCGTGACTCGCGTTGGAACCGACGCTGCAAGTCTGCCCACATGGAATGCTCTGATGGCGGAAGGACTGGATGTCAGCGCCTGTGAGATTAACAAAGACTATGCCACGGCGTTGACGGTTTCGATGGCCTACCGTTCCAACCGGATGATGGTGACGCATGATCCGATCAATCAGCGGCTGGAAGATCTGCTCTCCAGTTCCGCGGTACAGCAGAAGCTGCATCGCGCGCGGCATGTACACTTCGCCTGCGCGCTACGTCGTCCGAAGCAATGGATCCCGGTGTTGAAGCAGCTGCGAGAAGCCGGCATTACAGTATCCGCCGACTTCGGCTGGAATCCCGATCTGTCGCCCTCGCAAATCCACTCCATCGTGCGTCACTGCGAATTCATCTTTCCCAACGAGAACGAAGCAAAGGCTATTACTGGGGCAGGTGATGCGGTGCGGGCCTTGGAGAAGCTGCAGGAGTGGGTCCGGGTGCCTGTCATCAAACTCGGCCGCCGCGGCGCCATGCTGATGGCCGATGGCAAGATCTATCGGGAACCGGCATTGCCTATCGCAGTGGTGGATGCAACCGGTGCTGGGGATGCATTCGACGGTGGTTTCCTGCATGCCTTTCTTCACGGATCGGACTGGGCCGATTGCCTGCGGGCGGGAAATATCTGCGGAAGCCTGTCGTCGGCCTATCCTGGCGGCTCGCACGGTTTGCCCGATCCGAAGGAGTTTCGCCACTATATGGCGCAGGGGAGCGGCCGTTCGGGGCGAGTAAGAGCGCGAAGCCGATAAAAAATCCATAAAAATTTGTTGACAGGGAAAGTTTGGCGGCTTTACGTTACCGATAACGATACCGATATCGGAACGCCGGGAGCCTGGTTCCGTCACCCTTGTTGCAGGGGCTGCTTCCGGTTAATCCGCTCCTTAGGAGGCAGTCGATGAGCTCGTTTGTCACTGTGGTCCCCGCATTCTCCAACATCTTTTCCCGGACGGTCCTGATTCGCCTCCTTCTCCCTCTGTGTCTTCTTCTCGGAGCCGTCCACGCACATGCTCAGCTCGACAATGGATCGATTACCGGTACGGTGCGCGACGCCAGCGGCGCGGTGATCCCCAGCGCTTCCGTGACCATCCGTAACATAGCCACCGGCGTCACCACGACGCTGATAACCAACCAGGATGGCGTGTACCAGGCGCTCGCCCTCATTCCTGGAACATATGAAGTTGAGGTTGCGTCCCCCGGCTTCGGTAACTCGAAGCAGACCGGAATCGACGTACACGTCAAGACACGTGCGCAGGTCGATTTTGAGCTGAAGGCAGGCAGCCAGAACGATACGGTGGAGGTCAGCGCCGAGGTTCTTGGCCTGCAGACGCAGTCTGCTGATGTAGGTAACGTGGTCAGCACAACCCAGATCAACGATCTTCCGCTAAACGCCCGCCGTTATGCGGACCTGGCGCTGCTGGAACCAGGCATCTTCAAGAATCCGGCAGTGGCGAATAGTGCGCCAGACCGCTTCAGCTCCAATGGCAACCTGGAAACCCAGAACTACTTTGCCCTGGATGGCGTGGACAACAACTCCGGATCGACCAATCTGCAGGAGGGCTCGGTGCAGAACGTGCAGCCTCCGCCGGATGCGATCCAGGAGTTCCGTCTGCAGACACGTACCTACTCGGTGGAGTTCGGCACTTCTGCCGGAGCGGTGGTGAATGCCTCCACCAAGAGCGGTACCAACGCCTTCCACGGCAGTGCATGGGAATATGCTCGCAACAGCGTCTTCGACGCCAATAGCTGGGCCAACAATCATGCAACACCCAAGGTTGCGAAGGGTAATTTCAGCCAGAATCAGTTCGGTGGAACCATCGGTGGCCCGATTCGTCACGACCGCCTGTTCTTCTTCGGCGACTACCAAGGGCTGCGCAGCACGCAACAGACGACAGTTTTGTCGGTTGTTCCCTCGGCAGCAATGAAATCGGGTGATTTGAGTGAGGTTGCGGCTTACAATCCGACGGGCACCCTTCCGGGACAAATAGGTTGCATCGTTCTTAAAGTGGTCAATCCGAATTGCATTGATCCTGTAGCACGACGCGTTCTTGCGTTACTTCCCGATCCGAATAACATCCAGAGCCTGAATAACAGATGGGACGGTTCGAGCAACTACAGGTTTAGCTATCAGCTTCCCCAGCAGGTGAACTCGTTCGACACGCGCATTGATCAGAAGATCAGCGAGCGTCACTCGATCTTTGGCCGCTACAGTTTTTTGGACCAGCACCGCCAGGATCCGCCGTGGACGTCAAACCCGACGGTCGGCAATGGCGGGTTCGCAACCGACTACAAGATCCGCAATCAGGGGCTTGCACTGGGATGGACGACAGTCTTCTCGTCCTCTGCTGTAAATCAGGCGCGTTTTGGGTGGAGCCGCGACAGTGCGCATAGCGATCCCATTGGACTCACCTTGGGAGCATCGGCTGCAGGCGATGTCGGGCTCTCAGGCGTTCCAGTTTCTTCCTACGCCGCTGGCCTGCCGCCCATGAGTATCTCCGGCGGTTTTCGAAGGATTGGCGTGGATCTGTACCGTCCACAGTTTCAGGCAGCGCAGGTGTATCAGTTCCTGGATACCTTCACCAAGTTGAAGGGGAATCACAGCCTGATGTTTGGCTATGAGTATCACCGCAACACGTCGACCTTCCTCGATCTGCAGGCTCCGCAGGGCTATATGGGTTTCTCTGGTCTGTTTACCAATAGCAATGGATTTGGTTTTGCGGACTTCCTGTTGGGCAATGTGAATCAGACCATCTACAACAGCGCACTGGTCGTCCATAACTTCTTGTATGGCAACTCCTTTTTCGGGCAGGACACCTGGCGTGCAACGCGGAACCTGACCATTACGTATGGAACCCGCTATGAGTTGTATTCGCCGATGCTGAACCGGACCAATCAGCTCTCGAACTTCAACACTGCTAATGGCGGATCACTGGCGGTGGCGAGTAGTGGCGGATGGGCGCAGCGAGCCCTCATCAATCCGGACAAGAACAACTTTGCTCCGCGCGTCGGCTTCAGCTACCAGGCGACCGATAAGATCGTTCTGCGTGGCGGATACGGTGTCTTCTACCAGTACATCAACCGTATCGGCTCTGAGTCGCAGTTAGCTCAAAACCAACCGTTCCTGAAGTTCGTGAACGACTCCCGCACAATCTCCGGAAGCTCGCCGGTCTTCTTCCTGCGGAACGGCTTCCCGGGAGCGACGTATGCCAATGCGACAACGCCGCTCTACATCCAGAAGACAAACTGGCAGGACCCAAATCAGCGCACCAGCTATGTCCAACAGATGAGTTTTGGACCGCAGATTCAGTTGCCCAGCAATATGGTGCTGGAGACCATATGGGTAGGGAACTTCGGACACAAGATGAACCGCCTGCGGAACGCCAACCAGGGGCTGATTACGGGCTATACGGGCTCAACTCCGAACGTGGTCTTTCCCTATGCCAACCTGAACTCCGGCACTCTGCATGCCTTCCTCGAGCAGGCGACCAACGACGGCAACACCAATTATCACGGTCTTGTCGCCAGCCTGCGGCGGCCCATGAAGAATGGTCTGGCGTACCAGTTCAGCTATACCTGGGCGCATGCCTTCAGCGACTATGCGGATAACCTTACTGCCGGTTCCACACCGCAGAACGCTTATGACTATGCGCATGAGTACTCGCAGTCGCCCTTCGACCAGCGTCATCGCTTTGTGGCGAACGCGCAGTGGAAGCTGCCGATCGGACGTAATGGCCTAGTGCTGAACAATGGCTCGACGGCATCCAAGCTGGTCGGTGGCTGGCAGCTCAATGCCATCGTTACGATGGAGGCGGGAAACCCCTTCAACGTGACAGCCACTGACTTTACGCAGACCGGGTCAAATCATGCGATGTATGCTAACTGCCTTTCCGATGGTTTTGCAGGAGCCTCGCGTGACCGCATGGCGATTACAAATGCTGCTGTATTGACAACTAATGGACGCTATTTGAATCCGGCTGCTTTCGCGCAGCCGGCAAACGGGACCTTCGGCACTTGCCGTCCGCGGCCGTATGCGGGGCCTGGGCGTCATAACGAAGATTTGAGCCTCTTCAAGCAATTTGAATTTACAGATGCGCGCAAACTGGAGCTGCGTTTTGAGTTCTTCAACGCATTCAACCATCCAAACCTGGCCGCCCCAGGGACCAGCGTAGCGACCCCGAATACGTTTGGAAAAATCAGCAGTGTGGTGAACAACGCACGCCAGGTACAGATGGCCGCCAAGTTCTACTTCTGATCTTGTGTGAATAGGAGCGGCCGGACCGCGGTCCGGCCGCAAGGAGATGAAAGGTCGTTATGCCGTTTGTCAGAAAGTTCACTGTATTGGCGCTGACTCCCGTGTTGTTTGCGGGACCTATCTCCGCCGCACATGCCTTTCAGGCGCGCCCGCAGGTCGATGCACGGCCGATCGCAGCGGATGAGGGGGCCGCCGCGTTGTGGCAGTCGTTGAAGCGCCTGCAGACCCGCGCCAGCCTGATGATGATTGTGGCGCATCCGGACGACGAGGATGGAGCGACCCTGGCCTACCATAGCCGCGGTGTTGGCGCGCGCGTGGCCTTGCTCACACTGGACCGCGGGGAAGGCGGCGCAAACGTGATGTCCTCCGACTACTGGGACGCCCTCGGCCTGGTGCGTACAGAAGAGCTGCTACAGGCTGGCCGCTATTACGGTCTGGATGCACAGTACTTCACGTCGATGACGGACTACGGCTTTTCGAAGTCTCTCGATGAAGCGTTGGGACAGTGGGGACACGACAAGGTTCTGGAACAGGCGGTGCGTGTTGTCCGCACCGTGCGCCCGCTCGTCGTTTGTTCCGTCTTTGTAGGCGGCCCAACCGATGGACATGGACAGCACGCAACCGCCGGTCTGATGGCGCAGGAGGTCTTTAAGGCCGCCGGCGATCCAACGAAGTTCCCAGAGCAGATCAAGGAAGGCCTGTTGCCCTGGTCCCCGGTGAAGACATACGCCCGCGCTCCCTTCTTCCGCGTTTCAGAGAAGGGAATGTACGACTATGCCAACCACACCTGGGGTCCGGTTGGAGTCACGAATCACATCACAGGTAAGTGGGAAGAGGGGCGGCCCTCGGTCACGGTCAGCATTCCGGCCGGAAGCTTTGACCCGGTGATCGGCGAGACCTACTCCCAGGTATCCCGTGAGGGCCTCGGATATCAGCGCTCGCAGAACGGCGGACAAAGCGTGCCCTTGCCAGGCTCGCAGATGAGCGACTATCACCGCTTCGGATCGGTACTCAACTCTCCCGCGAAGGAAGAGACCTTCTTCGACGGTATCGACGTTTCGCTAGCGGGGATTGCAGATCTCGCAGGATCGAAGCCT
This genomic window from Terriglobus albidus contains:
- a CDS encoding TonB-dependent receptor gives rise to the protein MNTFGGRNLFGRLARALTALLLAGLLVVAPTHAQSTFGSLIGSVQDSTGAVLPGAIVHVKNLNDNSTRDTTADAGGEFQVLNLNPGTYAVTASSDGFAATTITNITLDARQQLRVDVKLQVDNAQQTVSVEADATTVNTESGTIGDTKKFNQVVQLPMNYRGGNDSPLAALVAVPGVQQDSSGNVSIGGGTSAQIQYSVDGTSTVNIRQNGALNNMNPSSELISEMKVTQFNNNAEFSQMADVTIITKSGANRFHGSAFEYLQNSAFDAKTWGFDSKAHKAYNTFGGSFSGPLRLPHVKPGTDKTFFFADYEGNRRRFTTPLVLSVPTAAMRSGNLNNVPGPAAVDPATGQAFANNQVPSNRLSAVSQSLLNNYVPLPNSGDGSNLTGNYRFQAPTPANINGYDLRIDRTLSDKQQLYGRWSWKNVDSTVTNNLLPTEVHRESNRNLILSHNYTIRPTLLNEARFGLTYYTAVVDFPISGASAVQQLGLQGLNLSDVPNVNAFPTFDFSDGTNFTPIGRDKTGTTRSQTLQFADNLTWVKGSHTMKFGVDFRRVRYTDLESFGGSNDFGAFTFNAATFSGNAFSDLLLGLPSKSYVARSGPDTKLHAYETGLYAQDEWHMTRYITFSAGLRWQALPPFVSENNNLGAFDPSNGGFILPNDGSARQEMLYTINGCPGVNASLPCAPIEKASQKGVGNGLREFYKGNFQPRLGIAYRPFGDSKTVLRAGFGIFTMTSLGQLSFNTTNINVGVVQTTANQQANGQPAFQFPNVNAPLTPQEAAGTGDFYQNVNLHFRDPQAAQWNFTVERQVTDAMGLRVSYVGMNSYRMGQTVDLNQQHASVTPNDYSKRPYPNWARILSSENAGGANYQALQTELNQRMSHGLLLQVNHTWAKNLSNAAGDAPSVFAPEVNYGVPVADRFNLRANRGNVVGTRRNRFLASAIYQLPFGRKRTFFSNMNSFGDALLGGWEISTVSMWQTGPYLTPTTSPSYDTANLNLVFRGAALRPDCIGNPIPSNRSLSNYFNINAFNPIPGAGRIGNCAVGSLVGPGTTAVAGGLSKTFPLRESLRMRFEATFTNLPNHPNFAPPAVNVSAPDSFGQITATQTAENSGNRTGQLALRLDF
- a CDS encoding sensor histidine kinase, giving the protein MKALRSRSVLWTAATCGAVGLFGFVFGDRLQLAFACVIYLLLTIIVAWQARFRAAVVTAVYATLCLDYFFTEPKRTLRLVSIADFASVTAFASVALLVSHLSNRVRQQAEDLVLQRERQRALHELSAAALLLDWREAYGEHLAWLVERTLNTEGVSIWTAREERTWVAGNIDIPADSLRATFMAGKEYDLTRNGVAIRLLKSGTRNIGVLCIRSQQVDALTVDSVASIISSSLERVRALRSEVTAQSERLSEQLRTSVLDGLAHAFKTPLTTISVASAGLAEVANLPEEQRGELLALIRKEADRLNLITEQVLRTARLEWDKVLTLTCVNLGVLLEETISVLGEQAAGKIEVVQQTPRMTIEADRAVLKIAFEQILENALKYGDPGARVTVSIAVRESAAMISIHNHGSYISPEEQQLVFTKFYRSPTVVHRASGTGIGLSVAQHAVVAHGGTITIKSDEGEGTTFVITLPIQEGEGES
- a CDS encoding response regulator transcription factor codes for the protein MKRSIMIVEDDESLRLSLSKTLAAMGLEVIQASSGEQALESLSDHPHACDVVLLDLNMPGLGGVATCRRIRESYPLLGIIVLTVRDREDDKIIALDAGADDYVTKPFPLGELFARIRAAFRRAKLIETDREAPIESAEILIDPAQHRVVKRGEPVHLTPKEFDLLHLLMRHLGRPLSHHLLLTSVWGPEYGNEREYLRTYINQLRRKIEDEPARPRYILTENYIGYRFNDLAG
- a CDS encoding LacI family DNA-binding transcriptional regulator; amino-acid sequence: MAIRLQDIADDLKLSKMTISKVLRGQTDVSEETKARVLKRVQELNYRPNISARGLRTGQTFTIGLALPSLQDSTSAQIVAGVNEGVRPHGYSVVITSADGDAEREEREVELHLSRQVDALLLCLRGDASDLPQVLETTTVPVVLIGYPPARFNGISVAIRETEVGQIAVQHLLEHRCRRIAYLRGPRTPIGDMRFTGFLEEMRSAELAVKQEWILEPQPGETGYRSGYDAMQRLMAAKTIPDGVMTYNDLQAIGVRDAALEAGLEVPRQLRILGCGNTLPLCETGLTLSSIDLAYRELGKRAAKIALRGIGEKGNGTAQRSVSLSPRIVPRSSTGEWVPTERKKTK